The following DNA comes from Clostridiales bacterium.
AAATAATAGAGCAAATGCTTATTAAAAACAGCGATGTAAATAAATGCGCCAGGGAACTTGTTGACTTAGCCAATAAGCTTGGCGGACGCGATAATATTACCGTGATAATTGCAAAACAATCAAGCCCGGATAGCGAGGTGAAACAATGATCGGAAAGGTATTGCACAGCAGATATGAGATTATCGAAAAAATTGGCGAAGGCGGCATGGGGCTTGTATATAAAGCTAAAGACCATTTATTGAATAGATTTGTTGCTATTAAAATATTAAAGCCTGAACTTATGGAAGATGAAGATTTTATAAAAAGGTTTAAAAAGGAATCGTTGTCTTCAGCAAGCCTATCCCATCCCAATATTGTCAATATATATGATGTGGGTTTTGAAGATGGAATCTATTATATAGTGATGGAATATGTAAAAGGGAAAACATTGAAAGATATTATAAGGGAAAGAGCGCCCCTGCCTTATTATGAGGTGATAAACATCAGCAGGCAAGTGTGCCTGGCTCTCGATCATGCCCATAGCAATAATATAATTCATAGGGATATAAAACCTCAAAATATATTAATGACTCAGGATGGCATCGTAAAAGTAGGCGATTTTGGGATTGCGAGGGCATCTAATTCCGCTACCCTTACGAACACTGGAAGTATAATAGGATCAGTGTATTATATTTCACCTGAGCAGGCAAGAGGCGGATACACAGATGAAAAAACCGATATTTATTCTTTAGGTACGGTTATGTATGAACTGGCTACGGGCAGGGTGCCTTTTATGGCCGACAGTCCTGTCGTAGTGGCGTTAAAGCACATACAGGAGCAGGTTACCAGGCCTTCTGAAATTAACCCTGATATACCTTCCGCTCTGGAGGACATTATTCTGAAATGCCTTGAGAAAAGTCCGGCTATGAGATATCAATCTGCATCGGCAGTCATAAAGGACCTTGACAGAGCTTCGTCTAACCCGAATATGCAGATGCAATCCAAGCATGACAGTTTAAATGATATAACGAGAGTTATGCCTGCAGTAAAAGAAGAATATTTAAATGATAAAAATGATGATGATAACGATAATGATATCGATGATGATAACAAGGAAAAATTTGACAGTGGAAAGCATAGGACTAAAAAAAGGATAAACAAAGGCTGGGCTGCGGCAATAATTATACTGCTGACGATTA
Coding sequences within:
- the pknB gene encoding Stk1 family PASTA domain-containing Ser/Thr kinase, encoding MIGKVLHSRYEIIEKIGEGGMGLVYKAKDHLLNRFVAIKILKPELMEDEDFIKRFKKESLSSASLSHPNIVNIYDVGFEDGIYYIVMEYVKGKTLKDIIRERAPLPYYEVINISRQVCLALDHAHSNNIIHRDIKPQNILMTQDGIVKVGDFGIARASNSATLTNTGSIIGSVYYISPEQARGGYTDEKTDIYSLGTVMYELATGRVPFMADSPVVVALKHIQEQVTRPSEINPDIPSALEDIILKCLEKSPAMRYQSASAVIKDLDRASSNPNMQMQSKHDSLNDITRVMPAVKEEYLNDKNDDDNDNDIDDDNKEKFDSGKHRTKKRINKGWAAAIIILLTIITASVLFIFTAKSKIQNKDIPVPDVMGKDENTAMQTIKNANLGMEVIGRDYDEKPEGTVIFENPEAGTPVKAGYTVKVRVSKGEEKVSVPPVVGLTQADAIAQIEGAGLAAGNIVPINSNDVDKGKIVSQKPDANSEVVKGTVVDLYVSSGPEIKLVPVPDLSGYTLDNAEKVLKENKLSVGNVTKETDLSKPNGIVIKQSARDVSVPEGSKIDITINQIPVSS